A genomic segment from Nitrosopumilus sp. K4 encodes:
- a CDS encoding V-type ATP synthase subunit I translates to MVVADLKLGSIILPRSESPKAISRLTEFEWFHKIDSENDLVTPEIDDLLLEAQKTYQSIDDVVKGLGVPSTVGILEILFKGTVIKKKDYEIDEVEDMVNDLKKRAPSIIDEPAKLLEEEANTKRSLEEYRSLKETLEVAKKLNIDLSGFGLMKYFYTNLFVINSADFEEISRALEGITFYKYDLESKEKAAILVICGIDDSERALKVLRGFNANPFVIPQGIPQVPTEAFAMAEAKIKELTAKQASIAKQIAAIKKNIRRDILVLHEEAQVAKDVLETLRKPGGTKHFAVIQGFIPSKMEEKFRNSTKQWTSIIEDITDPKLREQVPVLFDNKRFVRTFEVITESQGIPNKGEADPTPMIALMWPIFYGLMFADMGHGLLLMGMGLLFKVKGQGNLSKWGMLIAISGASAAIAGVGAGEMFGYHLDHMGPFEGLLEEGGALHSVSWIVGILSVAELTFEQVINILKVSLFIGIIHLVWAMVLRIRRLAQEGHKLVMYLEAIPNITLYGGIVVIMMCAIGSQYDVMNMYSKVHTEAVPWVTVFLGDWAQVWIVTRIAVVIVIASMAMMMVGGIMHAKRHPEDGGSAANVVMEVFLGKTVESLAHTISYARLGIMLLVHAALLLTVNNAFVSLGGAESSGAWAMIIGGNLGIMMIEGLIVYIQSLRLHLYEFFTKWYDGGSQPFRAIRPELIYNQFIWKK, encoded by the coding sequence TTGGTAGTAGCCGATCTAAAACTTGGAAGTATAATTTTACCAAGAAGTGAGTCTCCAAAAGCAATTTCGAGACTGACAGAATTTGAATGGTTTCACAAGATTGATTCTGAAAATGATTTGGTCACACCTGAGATTGATGATCTTCTATTAGAGGCTCAAAAAACCTATCAATCAATTGATGATGTTGTAAAAGGATTAGGTGTACCATCAACAGTAGGAATTTTGGAGATCCTCTTCAAAGGAACTGTGATCAAAAAGAAAGACTATGAAATTGATGAAGTTGAGGACATGGTCAACGATCTTAAAAAACGGGCTCCATCCATAATTGATGAACCAGCAAAACTTCTAGAAGAAGAAGCAAACACCAAGCGTTCACTAGAAGAATACAGGTCACTCAAAGAGACACTAGAAGTTGCCAAGAAACTAAACATTGATCTTTCAGGATTTGGATTGATGAAGTATTTTTACACAAATCTCTTTGTTATCAACTCTGCAGACTTTGAAGAAATTAGCAGAGCACTTGAGGGAATTACATTTTATAAATATGATTTAGAGAGTAAAGAAAAAGCAGCAATTCTTGTAATTTGTGGAATTGATGATTCAGAAAGAGCACTCAAAGTTTTGAGAGGGTTTAATGCAAATCCATTTGTTATTCCTCAAGGAATTCCTCAAGTTCCAACTGAGGCATTTGCTATGGCAGAAGCCAAAATCAAGGAACTGACAGCAAAACAAGCATCAATTGCAAAACAAATTGCTGCAATCAAAAAGAACATCAGACGAGATATTCTTGTTTTGCATGAAGAGGCACAAGTTGCAAAGGATGTTCTTGAAACACTCAGAAAACCAGGAGGTACAAAACACTTTGCAGTAATTCAAGGATTCATTCCATCAAAAATGGAAGAGAAATTTAGAAACTCTACAAAACAATGGACATCAATCATTGAAGATATTACTGATCCAAAACTTAGAGAGCAAGTTCCAGTATTATTTGACAATAAGAGATTTGTAAGAACATTTGAAGTAATTACAGAAAGTCAGGGTATTCCTAACAAAGGAGAAGCAGATCCAACTCCAATGATTGCTCTAATGTGGCCAATCTTTTACGGATTGATGTTTGCAGATATGGGTCATGGATTGTTGTTAATGGGAATGGGACTATTATTCAAAGTCAAAGGACAAGGAAATCTCTCAAAATGGGGAATGCTCATAGCAATCTCTGGTGCGTCTGCAGCAATAGCTGGTGTAGGTGCAGGAGAGATGTTTGGATATCACCTAGATCACATGGGACCATTTGAAGGACTATTAGAAGAGGGAGGAGCATTACACTCAGTTAGTTGGATTGTAGGAATTCTCAGTGTTGCTGAATTAACATTTGAACAAGTAATCAATATTCTCAAAGTTTCATTATTCATTGGAATTATTCATCTTGTATGGGCAATGGTTCTTAGAATTAGAAGATTGGCTCAGGAAGGACACAAGTTGGTAATGTACCTAGAGGCAATTCCAAACATCACGCTCTATGGTGGAATTGTGGTAATCATGATGTGTGCAATTGGTTCACAATATGATGTCATGAACATGTATTCCAAAGTTCACACCGAAGCTGTTCCATGGGTTACAGTATTCTTAGGAGATTGGGCCCAAGTTTGGATCGTTACAAGAATTGCAGTAGTTATTGTAATTGCTTCAATGGCAATGATGATGGTTGGAGGAATAATGCATGCAAAGAGACATCCTGAAGACGGAGGTTCTGCAGCTAATGTTGTAATGGAAGTATTTCTTGGAAAGACAGTAGAGAGTTTAGCACATACAATCAGCTATGCTCGATTAGGAATTATGTTACTTGTACATGCGGCTTTGCTTTTGACTGTAAACAATGCATTTGTTTCACTTGGAGGTGCAGAATCAAGTGGCGCATGGGCAATGATCATTGGAGGAAACTTAGGAATCATGATGATTGAAGGATTAATTGTGTACATTCAGTCACTCAGGTTGCATTTGTATGAGTTCTTTACTAAATGGTATGACGGTGGTTCACAGCCATTTAGAGCAATAAGACCAGAATTGATTTACAATCAATTTATTTGGAAAAAATAG
- a CDS encoding V-type ATP synthase subunit E, translated as MANSALETTIDKILDQTQKNILSNIESALENSKKTLDDAIPRLEQEYDKILSDGRKEADKIEKQIVGSSDLELRNKQLLALEEAVDKVFTKALEQISNTNRSGDYSNLIKSLLDESTKILGTTDVTVFTNSKDRDAVQSVLSQFPGSELSSDTIDCIGGVIIKSKDGAMTFDNTIDARIERLKPLIRKEIASKFGVGN; from the coding sequence TTGGCAAATTCTGCTCTAGAAACTACCATAGATAAAATCCTTGATCAAACCCAAAAAAACATTCTTTCAAACATTGAATCTGCTCTTGAAAACTCTAAAAAAACACTTGATGATGCAATTCCACGACTGGAACAAGAATATGACAAAATCCTCTCTGATGGAAGAAAAGAAGCAGACAAAATTGAGAAGCAAATTGTTGGTAGTTCTGATTTAGAGTTAAGAAACAAGCAATTACTAGCATTAGAAGAAGCAGTCGATAAAGTCTTTACAAAAGCACTCGAACAAATTTCAAATACTAATCGAAGTGGCGACTATTCAAATCTCATAAAATCTCTCTTAGATGAATCAACCAAAATTTTAGGAACAACTGACGTTACTGTTTTCACTAATTCAAAGGACAGAGATGCTGTACAATCTGTTCTCTCACAATTCCCAGGATCTGAATTATCATCTGATACAATTGATTGTATTGGTGGTGTTATCATCAAATCAAAAGATGGAGCAATGACTTTTGATAATACGATCGATGCAAGGATTGAACGTCTGAAGCCTTTAATAAGGAAAGAAATTGCATCAAAATTCGGAGTAGGTAATTAG
- a CDS encoding sulfurtransferase produces the protein MLIQTNDLQQILNDDDLIVVDTRSFKEYSDGHIPGAVNLDLFAFHWIDTTKDGLENFDRQSQTLLSFLGVTSEKKVVFYDDISGMLAARGVWMLMYLSHQNVSMLDGGIKKWKQENLPIETKPNGFKPSSFSGKPNPEIISGFEYIQNNLNRVQILDVRSEGEYNGTVIRAAQGGHIPNSINIDWYKNINEDGTFKNNEDLSKLYDIPKDSEIITYCQGAYRAANTFLALKKLGYEKVRVYLGSWGEWGNKPELPVEK, from the coding sequence ATGCTTATCCAAACAAATGACTTGCAACAAATTTTGAATGACGATGATTTGATTGTAGTTGACACTAGATCATTTAAGGAGTATTCTGATGGGCATATCCCCGGTGCCGTCAATTTAGATCTTTTTGCGTTTCATTGGATTGATACAACAAAAGATGGGCTAGAAAATTTTGATAGACAATCACAAACATTGCTATCTTTTCTGGGAGTTACTTCTGAAAAAAAAGTGGTATTTTATGATGATATTTCTGGAATGCTTGCAGCACGTGGTGTTTGGATGTTGATGTATCTTTCACACCAAAATGTTTCAATGCTAGATGGTGGAATAAAAAAATGGAAACAAGAGAACCTTCCTATTGAGACAAAACCAAATGGATTCAAACCATCTTCATTTTCTGGAAAACCCAATCCAGAAATTATTTCAGGATTTGAATATATTCAAAATAATTTAAACAGAGTACAAATTCTTGACGTCCGTTCAGAAGGAGAATACAATGGAACTGTAATTCGTGCAGCTCAAGGTGGACATATCCCAAATTCCATTAACATTGATTGGTACAAAAACATCAATGAAGATGGTACATTCAAGAATAATGAAGATTTATCAAAATTGTACGATATTCCTAAAGATTCTGAAATAATCACATATTGCCAGGGAGCATACAGAGCAGCTAATACCTTTTTGGCGTTAAAGAAACTTGGATATGAAAAAGTTAGAGTCTATCTGGGTTCATGGGGTGAATGGGGAAACAAACCAGAGCTTCCTGTTGAAAAATAA